Sequence from the Chanodichthys erythropterus isolate Z2021 chromosome 12, ASM2448905v1, whole genome shotgun sequence genome:
GACTCAAACCTGTACAGCAAATCATCAACACCCTCTACTCATGCTTCCTCTTCCTACTTCTTCCTGGTCTGTTTTCATCATTTCATACATTTCTGATTGAAGAGTGACTCACTGAAACACGGTAGAACAATTTCAAATTTCTCTGTTTTTAGTTCAGTCACATTACTTAAAACATTGGTAAagtaatttttctttttctttttttttgttcttgcttgatttattttaaatgtttagcaGTTACATTAGTAAATATTCTAATGCATAGTCTAATTAAGTCTGTAcatttgcatttgtttgttttgatttttgtttgtttgtttgttttttacttgtgTATATTTTTCATGATACCCTGgtcataaattattataatattcattattacagtgacgCTGTGCACTGTCAAAGAGGGATGAAAAATGGTCAAGAAATGTTTAACTGTTTGGGGCACATACAGTTTATTAATAGTATAAGCGGgccataaaaaatgtatttaaaaaaaaaagtatgatatAACCATTGTTTAGACTTATAGGTAAAAGTTTGCATTATATTAAATGAAGGTATTGTAACTGCCTGGTTGTTGTAGGTGTTGCTATCATGATGTTGGTCAGAATGGTTCCTGCTTTTCCTCTGATGTTTCTGCTCATGATTCACGGTGAGTCACTGATGTTACAGCAATGTGTGCAGCTCTTCTTCATCACCCTCCACTCATCCTTTTACTTTAGTCAGTAGAATCAGTTCAGTGGTTTATAGTGTTGAAATGCTTCAGAATCTTCACCTTCATTTATAGCGCGTTATACAGCACAGACATTGTTTCAAATCAGCAGTACAGTTATAAAGAGGAAAACAATGATCAATgatataacaaaaaatatagagCTAAGTATCATCAGCACAACAGTGAACATGATTATGtcaaaacaaaaccaacaacacctgatcACATTTTCTCTTGGCTTGTCTGactgttataactcagttatAGCAGCTGGCCAAAATCTAGTGTTTAAAATGCAAGGGTCATGAGCCAGGCTATaataaacactgatcaccatgaGCAACATTAGAGGGGGGCATCACTGCATAACCGACGTGCTGCGAggacaataaaatattagttaGCTTACTCCTCATTTAAAGAACAActtgtttaacacaaaatactTCTCGACTCACGAAACATACTATTTTTTTCTCACTATGGGtcacaagagaaatattaagaaaataaattagattCATCTCACATCGTCTCTAAGAGAATATGCGCCGTTATTGCAGCGCCGGATGCCAAAATACCTTgggttgtgtttgttttcttctaaAACAGTTGAAAAGTAAGTAGATCAGTTGTTAAGGTCTTTCTGTATGTAGAAATAATATCATTCCACACAATGTGAAATACCGCTTGTTTTATTTTCCACAGTGTCAAGACTGTTTTCTTTAATTTTCTGTAAGTGTAAAGAAGCAACATTCCAAGAGTTTCCATGTCCAAGTGTATCTGACAAAacaacatcttcattctttttaTGTTTCAGGGGTTTCTAGTGCTGATTGGGGTGTGAGTTACAGTCCTTCACACATCTGTGCACTAAAGAACTCATCAGTgacaatgaactgcacttatacatacCCTACTGGATATCAGATCGAGAATGTGTACTGGGCCAAATTGTTAATACATGGTTTAGAGCCTCCAGATCTTTCTGAGGACCCTGAATACAGTCAGAGGCTTCAGTATCTGGGAGATAAACAGCAGAACTGCAGCATGAGACtgagtcatgtgacactgaaggatgCAGACATGTACTATTTTAGATTCACCACTAATGTAACAGGAGGAAAATGGCTTGGTAAACCTGGAGTGACTCTTAATGTCACAGGTGACTTTCATGAGgtttctctcttcttctgtGCATTATGTTGAATAATAATCAGTGTATGCCAGCAGCACtagatataatgtgtgtgttgtgttcagatctTCAGGTGGAGTCTCCTGAGAGAGTGacagagggagattcagtccgtCTGACATGTAAAAGCAGCTGCACTCTGACTGACAGAGCAACATTCATCTGGTACAGAAACTCACAGCCATTAACTGAGAGAAGAGACAGAAACAATGAACTCCTGCTGCAGTCAGTCAGAAGAGAGGATGCAGGCAGATATAGCTGTGCTGTACACGGACACAATCACATCTCTCCTGCTGTTCAGATCAGTGTCACACGTATGTattcgttaaaaaaaaaaaaaaaaaaaaaaaaggaaatcttGTTTAGATGAGATGATACAATTTTTGTCTGTTTTAGATCCTCCAAAGAGTGTCTCAGTGTCCATCAGTCCATCTGGTGAAATAGtgtcaggagattcagtgactctgatctgcaacagtgattcaaaccctcctgctCTGAACTTCAGCTGGTTTAAAGGAGGAACGTTTGTAGGATCTGGAAGAATCTACAGCATCTCAAAGATCAGCTCTGATGACAGTGGAGAATACAAGTGCAAGTCCGAAAATCAACATGGAGAGAAATACTCTGATAATGTGACTTTAAACGTCATGTGTGCGTTTTATGAATCATATTTTCGATGTACACCTGCATACACATCTATTTTGTTAGTGTATTTTGTCGTTCAGTCCTGATAAACAGCTGATATGTGTTTTTGTCTATTTCAGCAGAAAGATCTGTCTCGTGGTCTGCAGGGTTTGGTATTGGTTTTGGTGTTGGTGTTGGACTCTGTGGAGCATCTGCTGCTCTCATTGTTTTGTATATTCGGTAAGACGTCCTTTACAAAATTGAACTGCAGTGTAAATGTAGTGTTACTGTGCTACAATAATCAAAGTATACCTGTTTACCACATTTGTactacagtttaaatatgcagttATTTACACAATAGATTGTTTCACATATTTTTCAATGTATTCAAACCAGATAATAAATTGATCATAAATATGtggaaatatattttgtttccaTAAGGGGAGGGGTTTGTGTGAGCTAGTaagaattaacattttaaacaacattGTTGTAAACACACATTGTAAAGTGTCTTTAAAATTCCTGAATGTCTTCATCTATGTGAATCATGGTTCCATCCAGTTAAAAAGCTAAGTTAATATAAGCATATGAAACTCTTTTAATGTGCTGTTTATTCATCTTTCTTTTGACAGTCATACAAAAAGGATGAAAAGATCTGCTGTAAGGTTTTCTCAGGTGAGATGAATTATACCTATAATTATATATTCAGCTGTTTTGAGTCATGCAGAGATTTTAAGTGTGTAAGACACATATGTCTAATTTCCAGACACCTGATTCTTCAGTTTTAGATCCAAGAGTTTCTATAATCCAGTAAAAACTGATTTACATGAAGATCCTCTGAACATTAAAGGCAGTATTGTTAGACTGCCAAATGTTTAAACCCTTCTGTCTTTGTCCCTATAGATTGTGGATCCCagtgctgaaatatatatagagTAAGGCTGGCTTGATTTCCTGACAGATCTGAATTCATCAACTTTTACAGGAACAGACACCGtgcaataaaacaatacatCTGCAAACACTGAGTTGAGGTCATGAAGCAAGGGCACATAATCTTCTCTGCTCACGAACAGTCTAATACGAACAGTAAAAgtgtaactatttttttttccttttaattatTTCCctgaagtaaaaacaaaattgtgttATTTAGGGGgaattttagttttaaatataaaacctGATTAATTTCGCTCTCACTCTGTGTAAGATTATATGTGtttattttggtcaattttgacAATGAACAGCAGGTGTGTATGGTGTACATTTTAGGACATCATCAGACCTATACATAGTCATACAGCAATAAggctttaaaataatatattgtacTAAGTACAATATAGAAAAGACTTGACTAGACTGGATTGATGAATTGACCCTTCGAATacgccattttgtctgacaaagcagtcaggagttagaagattaacctcggtggacttgatcTTTGCGAAAGGGTCAATTGCAGAActggtgcaaacatatccacactGCTATGATTAGATGCTTTCTGAACTGCTGTCATTCTTGTTGTGTGCACATATTTATAGAAATGCTGCTCTCAGTAGCATCTGATGCCTTTATGTCTgatgccttttagtctgaggctGTTTCGTCTGATGCCTAATTGTACGAGTCTGAGCTGTGATGCCATTTTGTCCATGACTGtagccttttagtctgaggcatgaCGCCATTTCGTTGTATGACTGAAGTCTGAGGATGGGTGTGATAGGTGTGACCTTTTTTATAACCACTTAGACTCATTGAATTTACtcattttttattgttcagATTTCAAGTCACCAGCTTTTGAACCATACATTTTCATACACACTgttcacgaattagaagtctaaaacacattttttgcccagccctatGTCATATGTCGGGTCAGGGATTGCGCTTCCACGGTAAgtccctggagccatgtggattacttttatgatggatggatgcacttcttttgggcttcaaaatcatgagtgctattcactaccattataaatcttggatgagccaggatattttttaatataactccaattatgttcatctgaaagaaaatagtcatatacatctaggatggcatgagggtgagaaaatcacCCACAAGATAATTTTCATCTTTGGGAAAATTATGCCTTTAATTTTGttgtacaaaaaacaaaatgtcatgTTTCTTGTATCCACATAGTATAGgtgattatgatttttgttCTGAACTGTGCTTAATTGTCACACATCCTCCTTGATACTTAATTTGTTTTCATCGCTCATGAGCATTttcagtttaatatttaaatggtTTGAAAGTTGCTCCTTTTTTAATCGGATGCTTTAAATGCTTGTGGTCAAATCAAAATGAAACACGATTTGTAGAATTTCATCAATGCAGTTGTTGCATTTATGCCATTTATTGACTTGCATACATGAGGCTTGAAAGGCCACTGCTGTGTAAATTGAGTATACAAGAACGTAATAAAACCAGGCTGATGGACTTACTGTTTGTTGAATATCTGAATATCTGTTTTTTGATATCTTCAAGGTCAGTGCTGTTGCACAAAAACTTGAACAGCCAtttcttgaaatatgtcagtatcat
This genomic interval carries:
- the LOC137032437 gene encoding B-cell receptor CD22-like, whose translation is MVPAFPLMFLLMIHGVSSADWGVSYSPSHICALKNSSVTMNCTYTYPTGYQIENVYWAKLLIHGLEPPDLSEDPEYSQRLQYLGDKQQNCSMRLSHVTLKDADMYYFRFTTNVTGGKWLGKPGVTLNVTDLQVESPERVTEGDSVRLTCKSSCTLTDRATFIWYRNSQPLTERRDRNNELLLQSVRREDAGRYSCAVHGHNHISPAVQISVTHPPKSVSVSISPSGEIVSGDSVTLICNSDSNPPALNFSWFKGGTFVGSGRIYSISKISSDDSGEYKCKSENQHGEKYSDNVTLNVMSERSVSWSAGFGIGFGVGVGLCGASAALIVLYIRHTKRMKRSAVRFSQIVDPSAEIYIE